GGTCGCGCTGAATGTCCCGGTGGCGCTGAACGCAGACAACGCCGCGGTCGCACCGCTTGTTCCCGGTCCGACCCTGCCCCGGCACCGACGGTCCGGCGAGCGCGGGGCTCCCGTACCCGGCGAGCGTCCGCCGACCGGCCAAACGGGTCCCACCGGCACCACGCCGGGTGGCGTGCCCGCGGTGTTCGGCGGGGTCGACGCCACCGGTGCCGCGGCCGTCGCGGTGGAGCTCACCCGGACCCCCCGCCGACTCGGCCCGCGCCGGACACGCCTGCGTGTCCTGGCCGCCGTCGGCGTCGTCGGCATCGTCGGCGCGCTCGTCGGCACCCGGTTCCGCTCGGACGTCCTCGGCACCCTCTCCGACGTCCCCGCGCCGCGCTGGCACTGGCTCGTGGCCTGCCTGATCGCCTCGGTGCTCTTCTACGTCGCGCACGGCGTGAGCGTGCGGGCGGCGAGCGGGCTGCGGATGAGCCTGGGCACGGCCACCGCCTCCCAGCTCGCCGCGGCGGCGGCGAACAGAGTCGTCCCGGCCGGCCTGGGCGCCATCGCCGTACACCTGCGCTTCCTGGAACGCCGGGGGATGACCCGGCCCGCCGCGGTGGCCGCCGTGGCGTCCATCAAGGGCGCCGCGATCCTCCTCCACCTGGCCGGAATCGCGCTCGTCGCCGGCACCCTGCGCGGCTCCGGCGTCGGCGAGGCGGTGACCGCGCCCGTCCGGATGACGGTGAACGGGATCGGGGCCGGCCCCGTCGCGGCCGGGCTCGCCGTGGTCGGCG
Above is a window of Parafrankia discariae DNA encoding:
- a CDS encoding lysylphosphatidylglycerol synthase transmembrane domain-containing protein; this encodes MPAVFGGVDATGAAAVAVELTRTPRRLGPRRTRLRVLAAVGVVGIVGALVGTRFRSDVLGTLSDVPAPRWHWLVACLIASVLFYVAHGVSVRAASGLRMSLGTATASQLAAAAANRVVPAGLGAIAVHLRFLERRGMTRPAAVAAVASIKGAAILLHLAGIALVAGTLRGSGVGEAVTAPVRMTVNGIGAGPVAAGLAVVGAGVGTAVAHPRVRTRLRPALRGFRAHLGVLARSPWRTIVLVTSTAATKAAQVMGLACAVWSFESGLSIASITAVYLVGSAVAGAAPTAGSVGAIEPALAIGLTASGGTAATMFAAVLVFRLISYWLPILPGVTALAMMRRRGDL